A genomic window from Synechococcus sp. CBW1107 includes:
- a CDS encoding DUF3288 family protein: MASSDGSASPSQAHPLYATDRDLVDGLLAAREPSDGQLVDLARLLNRYDGFPGAEDLQDDLRKTLRLWGLSLEELQRRTRAIWAQGYRPGAVVGAEAVGSGFDTSSTEG; encoded by the coding sequence ATGGCCTCGTCCGATGGCTCCGCCTCCCCCTCCCAGGCCCATCCCCTCTATGCCACCGACCGGGACCTGGTGGACGGCCTGCTGGCGGCCCGGGAGCCGAGCGACGGCCAGCTGGTGGACCTGGCCCGGCTGCTCAACCGCTACGACGGCTTCCCCGGCGCGGAGGACCTTCAGGACGACCTCCGCAAGACCCTGCGGCTCTGGGGCCTGAGCCTGGAGGAGCTGCAGCGCCGCACCCGCGCCATCTGGGCGCAGGGCTACAGGCCCGGAGCAGTGGTGGGCGCCGAGGCGGTGGGCAGCGGCTTCGACACCTCCTCGACCGAGGGGTAA
- the ppk2 gene encoding polyphosphate kinase 2, whose translation MTIATLMSKKQRPSPIESIEEMQNDLPYDEPIDKKDYKRDLETLQIELLKAQRHIKAVGQRVVILFEGRDAAGKGGAIKRFRQHLNPRGSEHVALPKPNDAEATQWYFQRYVPHLPSAGEITMFDRSWYNRAGVEKVMGFCTPQEHALFLRQVPAFEQSLVSSGILVFKMWFTVSQARQKLRFADRREDPLKQWKISSIDEASTAKYDEYTKARNEMLLATDTLVAPWTIVNSNEKRRARLGAIRSVLHSLDYEHKDHDVVGEPDSRVVRTAHSVFIDN comes from the coding sequence TTGACGATCGCCACTCTCATGAGTAAGAAGCAACGCCCATCACCCATCGAGTCGATCGAGGAGATGCAGAACGATCTTCCCTACGACGAACCGATCGACAAGAAGGACTACAAACGAGACCTGGAAACGCTCCAGATCGAACTGCTCAAGGCGCAACGTCACATCAAGGCTGTCGGACAGCGCGTGGTCATCCTGTTCGAAGGTCGCGATGCGGCGGGCAAGGGTGGAGCGATCAAGCGCTTCCGCCAACACCTGAATCCTCGCGGTAGTGAGCATGTCGCGCTGCCGAAGCCCAACGATGCCGAAGCGACCCAGTGGTACTTCCAGCGCTACGTCCCTCACCTGCCATCGGCCGGCGAAATCACGATGTTCGACAGGTCGTGGTACAACCGGGCCGGCGTCGAGAAGGTGATGGGCTTCTGCACTCCCCAGGAGCACGCCCTGTTTCTCCGCCAGGTTCCCGCCTTTGAACAGTCACTCGTCAGCAGTGGGATCCTGGTCTTCAAGATGTGGTTCACCGTGTCGCAGGCCAGGCAGAAGCTGCGTTTCGCCGATCGGCGTGAGGATCCGCTCAAGCAGTGGAAGATCTCGTCCATCGACGAGGCCAGCACGGCGAAGTACGACGAGTACACCAAAGCTCGCAACGAGATGCTGCTCGCCACCGACACCCTCGTGGCGCCATGGACCATCGTCAACTCGAACGAGAAGAGGCGGGCCCGTCTCGGTGCCATCCGCAGTGTCCTCCACTCACTGGACTATGAGCACAAGGACCACGATGTCGTCGGTGAACCCGATTCCCGGGTCGTGCGCACGGCTCATTCGGTGTTCATCGACAACTGA
- a CDS encoding SDR family NAD(P)-dependent oxidoreductase — translation MAAESRTVLITGASSGIGAATAERLLQRGWRVIAAARRTDLMQPLAERGAIVEPLDLTDGKSRQALADRVRERFGALDALVNNAGFAEVGPLETMSLERAHAIFDVNVFGLMGLTQLLLPPMRERGRGRIINISSIAGRWVTPGSGWYAASKFALEALSDALRLELKAFGLEVVVIEPGLIRTPFPEVTAASMRQAQSCGVYGGMMRKVERSWDAIYRGASSPQDVAGVIEQALTQPDPAARYLCGHQSTSVLANRLLPTALWDRLIRSRMT, via the coding sequence ATGGCCGCTGAATCTCGTACTGTCCTGATCACCGGCGCCTCCTCTGGGATCGGTGCCGCCACGGCCGAACGCTTGCTCCAGCGGGGATGGCGGGTGATCGCTGCGGCACGGCGAACTGATCTCATGCAGCCCCTGGCCGAGCGGGGGGCCATCGTCGAGCCCCTCGATCTCACCGACGGCAAGTCCCGGCAGGCCCTGGCCGATCGGGTCAGGGAGCGATTCGGTGCCCTCGACGCCCTCGTGAACAATGCCGGCTTCGCGGAGGTGGGGCCACTGGAGACCATGTCCCTTGAGCGTGCCCACGCGATCTTCGATGTGAACGTGTTCGGGCTCATGGGCCTCACCCAGTTGCTGCTGCCGCCGATGCGCGAACGCGGCCGAGGCCGGATCATCAACATCTCCTCGATCGCCGGTCGCTGGGTGACGCCAGGCTCGGGCTGGTACGCAGCCAGCAAGTTCGCGCTCGAGGCCCTCAGTGACGCGCTGCGACTGGAGCTGAAAGCCTTCGGGCTGGAGGTGGTGGTGATCGAACCCGGGCTGATCCGTACCCCCTTCCCCGAGGTCACGGCTGCATCGATGCGCCAGGCCCAGAGCTGTGGGGTCTATGGCGGGATGATGCGGAAGGTGGAGCGGAGCTGGGACGCGATCTATCGCGGGGCCTCCTCGCCCCAGGACGTGGCCGGCGTGATCGAGCAGGCCCTCACCCAGCCCGACCCGGCCGCCCGCTACCTCTGCGGCCACCAGTCGACATCAGTCCTGGCGAACCGATTGCTCCCAACCGCGCTCTGGGACCGGCTGATCCGGAGCCGGATGACCTGA
- a CDS encoding cyclic nucleotide-binding domain-containing protein gives MRGAPIDVLERVPLFHDLDRDELAQIALLFKERDFEAGETIIQEGSGGAAFYVIEAGEASVTIQGKPHSILRQGDYFGEIALIDEGPRMATITAASRLDCWGLTYWDFRPLVEANGVIGWKLLQRMAMMLRDARAGGR, from the coding sequence ATGCGCGGTGCCCCGATCGATGTGCTCGAGCGCGTCCCCCTGTTCCACGACCTCGACCGCGACGAGCTCGCGCAGATCGCCCTGCTGTTCAAGGAACGGGATTTCGAGGCCGGCGAAACGATCATCCAGGAGGGCTCGGGCGGCGCGGCCTTCTACGTGATCGAAGCGGGCGAGGCCAGCGTCACGATTCAGGGCAAACCCCATTCGATCCTGCGGCAGGGGGATTATTTCGGCGAGATCGCCCTGATCGACGAGGGTCCACGCATGGCGACCATCACCGCCGCCAGCCGCCTCGACTGCTGGGGGCTCACCTACTGGGACTTCAGGCCGCTCGTGGAGGCCAACGGCGTGATCGGCTGGAAGCTGCTGCAGCGGATGGCGATGATGCTGCGCGACGCCAGGGCCGGCGGCAGGTGA
- the msrA gene encoding peptide-methionine (S)-S-oxide reductase MsrA, with protein sequence MFGLFNQAPGAAKGRIVSAEEALPGRDTPMATASTHVVLGTPLQAPLQPGQEEAFFGCGCFWGAEKGFWRLPGVITTAVGYCGGHTPNPTYEEVCSGRTGHTEAVRVVWDTSRVGFSDLLKLFWECHDPTQGMAQGNDRGSQYRSAIVTTTEAQAELAAASRDHYQQQLAAAGFPAITTDLLSGKPFYFAETHHQQYLERPGSRPYCSARPTGVRLSAFPGSDFKLPASVWDHYDWSQPHCVLRSPGGPITL encoded by the coding sequence GTGTTCGGACTCTTCAACCAGGCCCCCGGTGCGGCCAAGGGCAGGATCGTGTCTGCCGAGGAGGCCCTGCCGGGACGCGACACACCGATGGCCACGGCCAGCACCCATGTGGTGCTCGGCACCCCTCTCCAGGCGCCTCTCCAGCCTGGCCAGGAGGAAGCCTTCTTCGGGTGCGGCTGTTTCTGGGGGGCCGAGAAAGGGTTCTGGCGCCTGCCGGGTGTGATCACCACAGCCGTGGGCTACTGCGGCGGCCACACCCCCAATCCCACCTACGAGGAGGTGTGCTCCGGCCGCACCGGCCACACCGAGGCGGTCCGGGTGGTGTGGGACACCAGCCGGGTGGGCTTCTCCGACCTGCTCAAGCTGTTCTGGGAGTGCCACGATCCAACTCAGGGCATGGCCCAGGGCAACGATCGCGGCAGCCAGTACCGCTCGGCGATCGTGACCACAACGGAGGCCCAGGCCGAGTTGGCCGCTGCCAGCCGTGACCACTACCAGCAGCAGCTCGCCGCCGCCGGTTTCCCGGCGATCACCACCGATCTGCTCTCCGGCAAGCCCTTCTACTTCGCCGAAACCCACCACCAGCAGTATCTGGAGCGGCCAGGCAGCCGCCCCTATTGTTCCGCCCGGCCCACCGGCGTTCGACTGAGTGCCTTCCCCGGCTCCGACTTCAAGCTCCCGGCCTCCGTCTGGGATCACTACGACTGGAGTCAGCCCCACTGCGTCCTGCGCAGTCCAGGCGGCCCCATCACGCTCTGA
- a CDS encoding ABC transporter ATP-binding protein, whose amino-acid sequence MAAIRLGLIWRYLRPHRREVYLGVTALVVVNLLSVSIPLLVRGVIDDLQDGFSSSTLLRHAGVIVLLATVMAGARQLSRMLVFGVGRQVEANLRQRLFDHMLRQEPGWVQATGSGEVISRATSDVENVRRLLGFAVLSLSNTALAYALTLPAMLAIDPALTLAAVGLYPVMLVVVRLFGGRMMRQQRRQQEALGSLSDLIQEDLSGISAIKIYGQEDHEQEAFASRNGRYRDAALSLARTRSTLFPLLEGISSISLLLLLALGSGQLESGRLSIGNLVALILFVERLVFPTALLGFTLNTFQTGQVSLERVEELLARQPRVVSPPVPQAPARAGRGAVEARGLSVRYDGAQREALHEVSFQLRQGELVALVGPVGCGKTTLARALGRMVEVPEGQLFLDGVDVTALSLGDLRRQVALVPQEGYLFTATLADNLRYGDPEADDARVEAAAQQARLAGDIRGFPDGYQTLVGERGITLSGGQRQRAALGRALLVSAPLLVLDDALASVDNNTAAEILDSIRAEKGRTILMISHQLSAAAACDRVLVMEDGRLVQQGHHQELLAVPGTYRRLWEREQAEERLQQVA is encoded by the coding sequence ATGGCCGCCATTCGTCTGGGCCTGATCTGGCGCTACCTCCGCCCCCACAGGCGTGAGGTGTACCTCGGTGTCACGGCCCTGGTGGTGGTGAACCTGCTGAGCGTCAGTATTCCGCTGCTGGTGAGAGGCGTCATCGACGACCTCCAGGACGGTTTTTCCTCATCGACGCTGCTGCGACATGCCGGGGTGATCGTGCTGCTCGCCACGGTGATGGCGGGTGCCCGCCAGCTGTCGCGCATGCTCGTGTTCGGCGTCGGCCGGCAGGTGGAGGCCAACCTGCGCCAGCGCCTGTTCGATCACATGCTGCGCCAGGAGCCCGGCTGGGTGCAGGCCACCGGCAGCGGTGAGGTGATCAGCCGGGCCACCAGTGATGTGGAGAACGTGCGCCGGCTGCTGGGCTTCGCCGTGCTCAGCCTCTCCAACACCGCTCTGGCCTATGCCCTCACCCTGCCGGCGATGCTGGCGATCGACCCCGCCCTCACCCTGGCGGCGGTGGGGCTCTACCCGGTGATGCTGGTGGTGGTGCGCCTGTTCGGTGGGCGGATGATGCGCCAGCAGAGGCGCCAGCAGGAGGCCCTCGGCAGCCTCAGCGATCTCATTCAGGAAGATCTCTCCGGCATCAGCGCCATCAAGATCTACGGGCAGGAGGACCACGAGCAGGAGGCCTTCGCCAGCCGCAACGGCCGCTACCGCGATGCGGCGCTTTCCCTGGCACGAACCCGCAGCACGCTCTTCCCCCTGCTCGAGGGGATTTCCTCGATCAGCCTCTTGCTGTTGCTGGCCCTGGGCAGTGGCCAGCTCGAGAGCGGCCGGCTCAGCATCGGCAATCTGGTGGCCCTGATTCTGTTCGTGGAGCGGCTGGTGTTCCCCACCGCCCTGCTGGGCTTCACCCTCAACACCTTCCAGACCGGCCAGGTGAGCCTGGAGCGGGTGGAGGAGCTGCTGGCGCGTCAGCCCAGGGTGGTGTCACCGCCCGTGCCCCAGGCCCCGGCCAGGGCCGGGCGCGGGGCTGTGGAGGCCCGTGGGCTGAGCGTGCGCTACGACGGCGCCCAGCGGGAAGCCCTCCACGAGGTGAGCTTTCAGCTGCGGCAAGGGGAACTGGTGGCGCTGGTGGGCCCGGTGGGGTGTGGCAAGACCACCCTGGCCAGGGCCCTGGGGCGGATGGTGGAGGTGCCTGAGGGGCAGTTGTTCCTCGATGGGGTCGATGTCACGGCCCTCTCCCTCGGTGACCTGCGCCGTCAGGTGGCCCTGGTGCCCCAGGAGGGCTATCTGTTCACGGCCACCCTGGCCGACAACCTGCGCTACGGCGACCCGGAGGCCGACGACGCCCGGGTGGAGGCGGCCGCCCAGCAGGCCCGCCTGGCCGGCGACATCCGCGGTTTTCCCGATGGCTACCAGACCCTGGTGGGGGAGCGGGGCATCACCCTCAGCGGCGGCCAGCGCCAGCGGGCGGCCCTCGGGCGGGCGCTGCTGGTGTCAGCTCCCCTGCTGGTGCTCGATGACGCCCTGGCCAGCGTCGACAACAACACGGCCGCTGAGATCCTGGATTCGATCCGCGCCGAGAAGGGGCGCACGATCCTGATGATCAGCCACCAGCTCTCCGCCGCCGCCGCCTGCGACAGGGTGCTGGTGATGGAGGATGGTCGTCTGGTGCAGCAGGGCCATCACCAGGAGCTGCTGGCCGTCCCCGGCACCTACCGGCGCCTCTGGGAGCGGGAGCAGGCGGAGGAAAGGCTGCAGCAGGTGGCCTGA